One Prunus dulcis chromosome 7, ALMONDv2, whole genome shotgun sequence DNA segment encodes these proteins:
- the LOC117635706 gene encoding protein BIG GRAIN 1-like C, with product MIYLHSINVSLQLLTFSKQTLQLHILFPTLKLYLTVLCSLSIFLPINTLFLLGRFCVFCNQKRKMYMREKSLKEDTFPRRRRNPSFSSSLLDSIYRSIDESNGGDGDPGYVRESTVMKKQSSSAKGGSDRTNLRRAIMIENWVEKQTVQSSMLSTSASSSSESSSGAAFSSSETDSSYKPRTKPKPVAASVHSEKYMQFQEKPKHENGGGGGFTKTKLRALKIYGELKKVKQPISPGGRIASFINSIFNSGNVKKAKMCYVGAVEDVTTSEHVSKSVSCSSSSASTFSRSCLSKPSSRAKKLSNGTKRSVRFYPVSVILGEEDSQPSSHHKCVYEEDPSLMPKPSYQKFARATLLKEDLTTVGQNFARGFCDDGDDEESDHDAESYSSSDLFELDHPVGIGRYREELPVYETTNFRTNQAIAQGLIL from the coding sequence aTGATCTACTTGCATTCTATTAATGTCTCTTTGCAGCTTTTGACATTCTCTAAGCAGACACTACAGCTCCACATCCTCTTTCCCACTCTTAAACTATATCTCACTGTCCTCTGTTCCCTCTCTATTtttctccctataaatactcTGTTTTTGCTCGGTAGATTTTGTGTTTTCtgcaaccaaaaaagaaagatgtaTATGAGGGAGAAGTCGCTCAAGGAAGACACATTtccaaggagaagaagaaacccatctttctcttcttctcttctcgaCTCCATTTACCGCTCGATCGATGAATCGAACGGTGGAGATGGAGATCCGGGTTATGTCAGAGAATCAACCGTGATGAAGAAACAGAGCAGTTCTGCTAAGGGAGGCAGCGACAGAACCAATCTTCGTCGAGCTATCATGATTGAGAATTGGGTTGAGAAGCAGACTGTTCAAAGTTCCATGCTCTCGACTTCGGCTTCGAGCTCCTCAGAGTCGAGCTCAGGAGCTGCATTTTCGTCCTCTGAAACAGATTCAAGCTACAAGCCAAGAACAAAGCCGAAGCCGGTAGCGGCCTCTGTTCACTCCGAGAAGTACATGCAATTTCAGGAGAAGCCAAAGCATGAGAATGGCGGAGGTGGTGGGTTTACAAAGACAAAGCTCAGGGCTTTGAAAATCTATGGCGAGTTGAAGAAGGTGAAGCAACCCATTTCTCCGGGAGGTCGAATTGCCAGCTTCATCAACTCAATTTTCAATTCTGGGAACGTCAAGAAGGCCAAGATGTGTTACGTTGGAGCTGTGGAGGATGTGACGACCTCAGAACATGTTTCAAAGTCTGTttcttgctcttcttcttctgcttccaCTTTCTCAAGGTCTTGCTTGAGCAAGCCATCTTCAAGAGCCAAAAAACTAAGCAATGGCACCAAAAGGTCTGTGAGATTTTACCCAGTGAGTGTGATTCTTGGTGAGGAGGATTCCCAACCTTCAAGCCACCATAAATGTGTTTATGAAGAAGACCCAAGTTTAATGCCAAAACCCTCGTATCAAAAATTTGCAAGAGCTACTTTGTTGAAGGAAGACTTGACCACAGTAGGTCAAAATTTTGCTAGAGGGTTTtgtgatgatggtgatgatgaagaaAGTGATCATGATGCTGAGAGCTATTCAAGTTCTGATCTTTTTGAGCTTGATCACCCAGTTGGGATTGGAAGGTACAGGGAAGAACTTCCAGTGTATGAAACTACTAATTTCAGAACTAATCAAGCTATTGCCCAAGGcttgattttgtaa
- the LOC117634845 gene encoding phospholipid:diacylglycerol acyltransferase 1, with translation MSFLRRRKGKASDSEPAPIEDESEKEQENQKHKQKQKLPSKDGGKPQKWSCVDSCCWFIGFICSIWWFLLFLYNAMPASFPQFVTEAITGPLSDPPGVKLRKEGLMAKHPVVFVPGIVTGGLELWEGHQCADGLFRKRLWGGTFGELYKRPLCWVEHMSLDNETGLDPSGIRVRPVSGLVAADYFAPGYFVWAVLIANLARIGYEEKTMYMASYDWRLSFQNTEVRDQTLSRIKSNIQLMVATNGGNKVVVIPHSMGVLYFLHFMKWVEAPAPMGGGGGSDWCAKHIKAVVNIGGPFLGVPKAVAGLFSIEARDIAVARAFAPGVLDKDVFGLQTLQHMMRMTRTWDSTMSMIPKGGDTIWGGLDWSPEGYCNCSAKKVKNNDTNTAAENRVNYGRIISFGKDVAETHSSKIEMIDFRDAVKGNNLANATHCDVWTEYHEMGVGGVKAVADYKVYTTESVLDLFRFVAPKLMTRGDAHFSYGIADNLDDPEYEHYKYWSNPLETKLPNAPDMEIYSLYGVGIPTERAYVYKLTPTAECYIPFQIDASAEGGSENPCLKGGVFSSDGDETVPVLSAGFMCAKGWRGKTRFNPSGIPTYIREYDHAPPANLLEGRGTQSGAHVDIMGNFALIEDVLRVAAGAKGEDLGGDKVHSDIFKWSENIDLDL, from the exons ATGTCGTTTCTCAGACGCAGAAAGGGAAAAGCTTCGGACTCAGAGCCGGCTCCGATTGAAGACGAGAGTGAAAAAGAACAGGAAAACCAGAAGCacaagcaaaagcaaaagcttcCCAGTAAAGATGGAGGGAAGCCACAAAAGTGGTCCTGCGTCGATAGCTGTTGTTGGTTCATTGGGTTCATATGCTCGATCTGGTGGTTCTTGCTCTTCTTGTACAACGCAATGCCCGCTTCTTTTCCTCAGTTCGTGACCGAAGCGATAACGGGTCCCTTGTCTGACCCGCCTGGCGTGAAATTGAGGAAGGAGGGGCTCATGGCCAAGCACCCTGTGGTCTTTGTGCCTGGGATTGTGACCGGCGGGCTTGAATTGTGGGAAGGGCATCAGTGTGCTGATGGGTTGTTTAGGAAGAGGCTATGGGGTGGCACATTTGGTGAATTGTACAAAAG ACCGTTATGCTGGGTTGAGCACATGTCTCTGGATAATGAAACGGGACTAGACCCTTCGGGTATAAGGGTCAGGCCTGTATCTGGCCTTGTGGCAGCTGATTATTTTGCACCAGGTTATTTTGTCTGGGCAGTTTTAATTGCTAATTTGGCTCGCATTGGATATGAAGAGAAAACCATGTATATGGCCTCGTATGATTGGAGATTATCGTTTCAAAATACCGAG GTTAGGGACCAAACGTTAAGTAGGATAAAGAGTAATATACAGCTTATGGTAGCTACAAATGGTGGTAACAAGGTGGTGGTTATTCCGCACTCAATGGGTGTTCTGTACTTTCTGCATTTTATGAAGTGGGTTGAGGCACCAGCACCaatgggtggtggtggtgggtcaGATTGGTGTGCTAAGCATATTAAAGCTGTAGTGAACATCGGTGGACCCTTTCTAGGGGTTCCAAAAGCCGTTGCGGGACTTTTCTCTATTGAAGCCAGAGATATTGCTGTTGCCAG GGCTTTCGCACCAGGTGTTTTGGATAAGGACGTTTTTGGGCTCCAAACATTACAACATATGATGCGAATGACCCGTACGTGGGATTCAACTATGTCAATGATACCAAAAGGCGGGGACACTATATGGGGTGGCCTTGATTGGTCCCCTGAAGGATACTGCAATTGTAGTGCAAAGAAGGTGAAGAATAATGATACCAATACTGCAGCTGAAAACAGAGTAAATTATGGGAGGATTATATCATTTGGGAAAGATGTAGCGGAGACACATTCCTCCAAGATTGAGATGATTGATTTTAGG GACGCTGTAAAGGGTAATAACCTTGCCAACGCTACCCATTGTGATGTATGGACAGAGTACCATGAAATGGGTGTTGGGGGTGTCAAAGCTGTTGCAGATTACAAAGTGTACACAACTGAATCAGTTTTGGATCTGTTTCGTTTTGTTGCCCCCAAGTTGATGACACGGGGGGATGCTCATTTTTCGTATGGGATTGCCGACAATTTGGATGACCCGGAATATGAACACTACAAGTATTGGTCGAACCCCCTAGAAACAAA ATTACCAAATGCTCCAGATATGGAGATCTATTCTTTGTATGGAGTTGGAATCCCGACTGAAAGAGCATATGTGTACAAGTTAACTCCGACTGCTGAATGCTACATTCCCTTTCAGATAGATGCCTCAGCAGAGGGTGGAAGTGAGAACCCTTGTTTAAAAGGTGGAGTTTTCTCCTCTGATGGGGATGAAACTGTTCCAGTTTTGAGTGCAGGCTTCATGTGTGCTAAAGGTTGGAGGGGTAAGACCCGATTCAATCCTTCAGGCATCCCTACATACATAAGGGAGTACGACCATGCCCCTCCAGCTAATCTTCTAGAGGGTAGGGGCACCCAGAGTGGTGCTCATGTTGACATAATGGGGAACTTTGCATTAATTGAGGATGTTTTAAGAGTGGCAGCAGGTGCCAAGGGAGAGGATTTGGGTGGAGATAAAGTGCACTCTGATATTTTCAAATGGTCTGAAAACATCGACTTAGATCTCTGA
- the LOC117635643 gene encoding protein Brevis radix-like 4 isoform X2, translating into MLTCIARPKKLGDDSLSQPEVSDSTNTPASSNNKQQAAIKSLTFQLKDMALKASGAYRHCAPCTGPAIQSRLKGTGESDADSDRFRWSYRRTGSSSSTTPRTWGKEMEARLKGISSGEGTPNSASGRRVDPVVFVEEREPKEWVAQVEPGVLITFVSLPRGGNDLKRIRFSREIFNKWQAQRWWAENYDRVMELYNVQRFNRQAFPLPTPPRSEDESSKMESAEASPVTPPLTRERLPRNLYRPTGMAMSYSSSDSLDHHPMQSRHYYDSGGINSTPKLSSISGTKTETSSMDASIRSSSSREADRSGELSISNASDLETEWVEQDEPGVYITIRALPGGKRELRRVRFSREKFGEMHARLWWEENRARIHEQYL; encoded by the exons ATGTTGACGTGCATAGCTCGGCCTAAGAAACTCGGCGACGACTCACTGAGTCAACCCGAAGTCTCCGACTCCACCAACACCCCCGCCTCCTCCAACAACAAGCAACAAGCCGCCATTAAATCCCTCACTTTCCAG CTCAAGGACATGGCATTGAAGGCCTCGGGAGCTTACAGGCACTGCGCCCCCTGCACCGGTCCGGCTATTCAGAGTCGGCTCAAGGGGACCGGCGAGTCGGATGCTGACTCGGACCGGTTCAGGTGGTCGTACCGGCGGACCGGGAGCTCGAGCTCCACGACGCCGAGGACTTGGGGGAAGGAGATGGAGGCGAGGCTCAAAGGGATCTCCAGCGGCGAAGGCACCCCCAACTCGGCAAGCGGTCGCCGAGTTGACCCGGTCGTGTTCGTCGAAGAGCGCGAGCCCAAGGAGTGGGTGGCCCAGGTGGAGCCCGGAGTTCTCATCACGTTCGTCTCCCTGCCACGTGGCGGGAACGATCTCAAGCGCATTCGGTTCAG TCGAGAGATTTTTAACAAATGGCAAGCTCAGAGGTGGTGGGCTGAGAACTATGATAGGGTCATGGAACTTTACAATGTTCAAAGGTTTAACCGGCAGGCTTTCCCGCTTCCAACCCCACCAAGATCTGAAGATGAG AGTTCAAAGATGGAATCTGCGGAAGCCAGCCCTGTAACTCCACCACTAACTAGAGAACGCCTACCTCGCAACTTGTACCGTCCAACGGGGATGGCTATGAGCTACTCATCCTCAGATTCACTTGATCATCACCCAATGCAGTCCCGCCATTACTATGATTCAGGTGGTATCAATTCCACGCCAAAACTCTCCAGCATAAGTGGGACCAAGACTGAGACATCATCCATGGATGCTTCTATCAGAAGTAGTTCATCAAGGGAGGCAGATCGCTCAGGAGAGCTATCTATCAGCAACGCTAGCGATCTGGAGACTGAATGGGTTGAACAGGATGAGCCAGGGGTTTACATCACAATTAGAGCACTACCGGGGGGCAAACGGGAGCTTAGACGAGTCAGATTCAG CCGAGAAAAATTTGGGGAGATGCATGCCAGATTGTGGTGGGAAGAGAATCGGGCCAGGATACATGAACAGTACTTGTGA
- the LOC117635643 gene encoding protein Brevis radix-like 4 isoform X1: MLTCIARPKKLGDDSLSQPEVSDSTNTPASSNNKQQAAIKSLTFQLKDMALKASGAYRHCAPCTGPAIQSRLKGTGESDADSDRFRWSYRRTGSSSSTTPRTWGKEMEARLKGISSGEGTPNSASGRRVDPVVFVEEREPKEWVAQVEPGVLITFVSLPRGGNDLKRIRFSREIFNKWQAQRWWAENYDRVMELYNVQRFNRQAFPLPTPPRSEDEVADLNFSVTDRSDANSNSALSSKMESAEASPVTPPLTRERLPRNLYRPTGMAMSYSSSDSLDHHPMQSRHYYDSGGINSTPKLSSISGTKTETSSMDASIRSSSSREADRSGELSISNASDLETEWVEQDEPGVYITIRALPGGKRELRRVRFSREKFGEMHARLWWEENRARIHEQYL, encoded by the exons ATGTTGACGTGCATAGCTCGGCCTAAGAAACTCGGCGACGACTCACTGAGTCAACCCGAAGTCTCCGACTCCACCAACACCCCCGCCTCCTCCAACAACAAGCAACAAGCCGCCATTAAATCCCTCACTTTCCAG CTCAAGGACATGGCATTGAAGGCCTCGGGAGCTTACAGGCACTGCGCCCCCTGCACCGGTCCGGCTATTCAGAGTCGGCTCAAGGGGACCGGCGAGTCGGATGCTGACTCGGACCGGTTCAGGTGGTCGTACCGGCGGACCGGGAGCTCGAGCTCCACGACGCCGAGGACTTGGGGGAAGGAGATGGAGGCGAGGCTCAAAGGGATCTCCAGCGGCGAAGGCACCCCCAACTCGGCAAGCGGTCGCCGAGTTGACCCGGTCGTGTTCGTCGAAGAGCGCGAGCCCAAGGAGTGGGTGGCCCAGGTGGAGCCCGGAGTTCTCATCACGTTCGTCTCCCTGCCACGTGGCGGGAACGATCTCAAGCGCATTCGGTTCAG TCGAGAGATTTTTAACAAATGGCAAGCTCAGAGGTGGTGGGCTGAGAACTATGATAGGGTCATGGAACTTTACAATGTTCAAAGGTTTAACCGGCAGGCTTTCCCGCTTCCAACCCCACCAAGATCTGAAGATGAG GTTGCTGATCTCAATTTTTCTGTAACTGATCGTAGTGATGCCAATTCGAATTCAGCTTTG AGTTCAAAGATGGAATCTGCGGAAGCCAGCCCTGTAACTCCACCACTAACTAGAGAACGCCTACCTCGCAACTTGTACCGTCCAACGGGGATGGCTATGAGCTACTCATCCTCAGATTCACTTGATCATCACCCAATGCAGTCCCGCCATTACTATGATTCAGGTGGTATCAATTCCACGCCAAAACTCTCCAGCATAAGTGGGACCAAGACTGAGACATCATCCATGGATGCTTCTATCAGAAGTAGTTCATCAAGGGAGGCAGATCGCTCAGGAGAGCTATCTATCAGCAACGCTAGCGATCTGGAGACTGAATGGGTTGAACAGGATGAGCCAGGGGTTTACATCACAATTAGAGCACTACCGGGGGGCAAACGGGAGCTTAGACGAGTCAGATTCAG CCGAGAAAAATTTGGGGAGATGCATGCCAGATTGTGGTGGGAAGAGAATCGGGCCAGGATACATGAACAGTACTTGTGA